In the genome of Kitasatospora cathayae, one region contains:
- a CDS encoding SseB family protein produces the protein MDRKDFSNPAFVGKSIPNPGFSDDDGTADPALTAALARWSQDRTAEPEVLAALTPTRLMVPIVALLGEVEVDEHGHKHDKSSDMAVPVLEAPDGRRALPAFTSLESLARWRADARPAPTAAPQAAMVAFSERADTLLIDPAGPVPFLLSGARLRALAENRPYLPPVRDPQVREAVRALLAAEPQVLSGLLAPSEDADGVLAVVFDPALDRSGLQAAAQRVGRAVAGDPVLRVRLDRGLDLAVLPASAELPGEPLYRR, from the coding sequence GTGGACCGCAAAGACTTCTCCAACCCGGCGTTCGTCGGCAAGAGCATCCCGAATCCCGGCTTCTCCGACGACGACGGCACGGCGGACCCGGCGCTGACCGCGGCCCTCGCCCGTTGGTCGCAGGACCGTACGGCCGAGCCCGAGGTGCTGGCGGCGCTGACCCCGACCCGGCTGATGGTCCCGATCGTCGCCCTCCTCGGCGAGGTCGAGGTGGACGAGCACGGGCACAAGCACGACAAGAGCAGCGACATGGCCGTCCCGGTGCTGGAGGCCCCGGACGGGCGTCGCGCACTGCCTGCCTTCACGTCGCTCGAGTCGCTCGCCCGCTGGCGCGCCGATGCCCGTCCGGCGCCGACGGCGGCCCCGCAGGCCGCGATGGTGGCGTTCTCCGAGCGCGCCGACACGCTGCTGATCGACCCGGCGGGGCCGGTGCCCTTCCTGCTGAGCGGTGCCCGGCTGCGGGCGCTGGCGGAGAACCGTCCGTACCTGCCGCCGGTGCGGGACCCGCAGGTGCGGGAGGCGGTCCGGGCGCTGCTGGCGGCGGAGCCGCAGGTGCTCAGCGGGCTGCTGGCGCCGTCGGAGGACGCGGACGGGGTGCTCGCGGTGGTGTTCGACCCGGCGCTGGACCGGTCGGGGCTGCAGGCGGCCGCGCAGCGGGTCGGCCGGGCGGTGGCCGGGGACCCGGTGCTGCGGGTGCGGCTGGACCGGGGGCTGGACCTCGCGGTGCTGCCGGCGAGCGCGGAGCTGCCGGGGGAGCCGCTGTACCGGCGGTAG
- a CDS encoding DUF1844 domain-containing protein, translating into MSSEPTQNPGADDDAIGFDDLTRDIAEVPAVEVITTVAVHLMSAAAVKCGLAEGGEKDKDLDEARKLITALAGLVTAGAPEISNFHAAPLRDGLRSLQLAFREASLVPDAPGAGPGEKFTGPVYS; encoded by the coding sequence TTGAGCAGCGAGCCCACCCAGAACCCCGGCGCGGACGACGACGCGATCGGCTTCGACGACCTCACCCGCGACATCGCCGAGGTCCCGGCCGTCGAGGTGATCACCACCGTCGCGGTGCACCTGATGAGCGCGGCCGCGGTCAAGTGCGGTCTGGCCGAGGGCGGCGAGAAGGACAAGGACCTGGACGAGGCCCGCAAGCTGATCACCGCGCTCGCCGGGCTGGTCACCGCCGGCGCCCCGGAGATCAGCAACTTCCACGCGGCCCCGCTGCGGGACGGGCTGCGCTCGCTGCAGCTGGCCTTCCGCGAGGCCTCGCTCGTGCCGGACGCGCCGGGCGCGGGGCCGGGCGAGAAGTTCACCGGGCCGGTCTACAGCTGA